A genomic segment from Nocardiopsis sp. Huas11 encodes:
- a CDS encoding DUF6912 family protein: MYVFLPSTLPALAGVLDTGRADGTTAFAADPGPDGDTEEAEYDAMYAAAEASLELLAADPDAPRRRVVLAAEMPDHLVERRGGAGPNVVRVSVGEPVPYKKLASAHVDDEAAADDIAAGEAEDHELLWFAVQELRHLVGDIDA, translated from the coding sequence ATGTACGTCTTCCTGCCCAGCACCCTCCCCGCCCTCGCCGGCGTCCTCGACACCGGGAGGGCGGACGGCACCACCGCCTTCGCCGCCGACCCCGGACCCGACGGGGACACCGAGGAGGCCGAGTACGACGCCATGTACGCCGCCGCCGAGGCGTCCCTGGAGCTGCTGGCGGCCGACCCGGACGCGCCCCGGCGCCGCGTGGTCCTGGCCGCGGAGATGCCCGACCACCTCGTCGAGCGCCGCGGTGGCGCGGGACCGAACGTGGTCAGGGTCAGCGTGGGCGAGCCCGTCCCCTACAAGAAGCTGGCGTCGGCGCACGTGGACGACGAGGCGGCGGCCGACGACATCGCCGCGGGCGAGGCCGAGGACCACGAACTGCTGTGGTTCGCGGTCCAGGAGCTGCGCCACCTCGTCGGCGACATCGACGCCTAG
- a CDS encoding MerR family transcriptional regulator has translation MRIGELATRAGVSTRTLRYYESRGLLPSRREVNGYRVYDDGDLRLVEQIRTLQDCGFGLEETRPFVECLRAGHPTGDSCPASLDVYRGKLAELDTLIEELRAVRHEVGAQLARAESNLPDPPDPLCQMKG, from the coding sequence ATGCGCATCGGTGAACTTGCCACACGGGCGGGGGTCAGTACGCGGACCCTGCGCTACTACGAGTCCCGCGGTCTGCTTCCGAGCCGCCGCGAGGTCAACGGGTACCGCGTCTACGACGACGGCGACCTGCGGCTGGTGGAGCAGATCCGCACGCTCCAGGACTGCGGGTTCGGGCTGGAGGAGACGCGCCCGTTCGTGGAGTGCCTGCGGGCCGGGCACCCGACCGGGGACTCCTGCCCGGCGTCGCTGGACGTCTACCGCGGCAAGCTCGCCGAACTCGACACGCTCATCGAAGAGCTGAGAGCCGTGCGCCACGAGGTGGGCGCGCAGCTGGCCCGGGCCGAGTCGAACCTGCCCGACCCGCCCGACCCGCTGTGCCAGATGAAGGGATGA
- a CDS encoding SIS domain-containing protein has translation MTSTTSVMRSEIAEQPEALRRTFAELLPLRPEIEALGRRTRHVLFIARGSSDNAAVYGSYLLQAHTGRLATLGSPSIATTYGAKIDLSDVLAVAISQSGKTEEIVETMRWAADCGARTVGVTNGAGSPLAAEADVALVTRAGDELAVPATKTYNTQLAALAVLALGLGADLDAGELERVPDGIEETLAAPTGALEEIVERMVAVQGAVISGRGMAFSTALEAALKLKEACYLHAMGLSYADLLHGPIAVVDPRTPALLVAAPSGPTLQGTVALAERARSAGAPVFGFGGGPALAAVSDLAVPVPDVPEWVSPMNLIVPAQLLTERLARRLGYNPDVPRGLNKVTQTS, from the coding sequence ATGACGTCCACGACGAGCGTGATGCGCTCCGAGATCGCCGAGCAGCCCGAGGCGCTGCGCCGTACGTTCGCCGAACTGCTGCCGCTGCGCCCGGAGATCGAGGCCCTGGGCCGGCGCACCCGGCACGTCCTGTTCATCGCGCGCGGCTCCTCCGACAACGCGGCGGTCTACGGCAGCTACCTGCTGCAGGCGCACACCGGCCGCCTGGCCACGCTGGGCTCGCCCTCCATCGCCACCACCTACGGCGCGAAGATCGACCTGTCCGACGTCCTGGCCGTGGCCATCTCCCAGTCCGGCAAGACCGAGGAGATCGTCGAGACCATGCGCTGGGCCGCCGACTGCGGCGCCCGCACCGTCGGCGTGACCAACGGCGCCGGCTCCCCGCTGGCCGCCGAGGCCGACGTCGCGCTGGTCACCCGGGCCGGCGACGAGCTCGCCGTGCCCGCCACCAAGACCTACAACACCCAGCTCGCGGCGCTGGCGGTCCTGGCCCTGGGCCTGGGCGCGGACCTGGACGCGGGCGAGCTGGAGCGCGTGCCCGACGGCATCGAGGAGACCCTCGCCGCGCCCACCGGCGCCCTGGAGGAGATCGTCGAGCGGATGGTCGCCGTCCAGGGCGCGGTGATCTCCGGCCGCGGCATGGCCTTCTCCACCGCGCTGGAGGCCGCGCTCAAGCTCAAGGAGGCCTGCTACCTGCACGCGATGGGCCTGTCCTACGCCGACCTGCTGCACGGCCCCATCGCCGTCGTCGACCCGCGCACCCCGGCGCTGCTGGTGGCCGCGCCCTCCGGGCCGACCCTGCAGGGGACCGTCGCGCTGGCCGAGCGCGCCCGCTCCGCCGGGGCCCCGGTCTTCGGCTTCGGCGGGGGTCCGGCGCTGGCCGCGGTGAGCGACCTGGCCGTGCCCGTGCCGGACGTGCCCGAGTGGGTCTCACCGATGAACCTCATCGTGCCCGCGCAGCTGCTCACCGAGCGACTCGCCCGGCGCCTGGGCTACAACCCGGACGTGCCCCGAGGGCTCAACAAGGTCACGCAGACCTCCTGA
- a CDS encoding glycoside hydrolase family 3 protein: MRPLLPRALATACAALALIAGACTTEEVDPSPQEEEPSPSAEPFEPVLAPELLAGMDLDDKIGQLLVLTAQGTTAAENAAQIEAHRPGGVIYFDANLTDAEQIAGMSAGVQATAAEQGQGVPLFVGVDQEHGKVSRLPVGTRFPDAMAVGATRDTAMAELLAGTTATELTALGINLDYAPVADVNTDPNNPVIGIRSFGSDPDLVAEMAVAESSAFAEGGVVSVVKHFPGHGDTDVDSHTGLPVIDLPRDRWEQEHLPPFRAAVEADVDAIMTAHVLMPGLDSSDDPDPATLSPSIIDGILREELGYDGVVTTDALNMEGVRQRYDDGEVAVRAVEAGVDQLLMPPDPAAAVAALRAAVEEGRITEERVDESVLRVLALKEKRGILEAEPVDPAAAAGAMGHEEAARTVADASVTLLRNEDGLLPLRDTPVRVEGAGAETIAAALTEAGVTVDAAAATLVVGTDGATQEQRALVESAQGPVIVVAQGGPYDLAAFPDVDAFLAVYSSVDVSRAAAARVIAGEVDPTGTLPVDVPDVASAGDGLSF, from the coding sequence ATGAGACCGCTCCTACCGCGCGCCCTCGCCACGGCCTGTGCGGCCCTCGCCCTGATCGCCGGCGCGTGCACCACCGAGGAGGTGGACCCCTCGCCGCAGGAGGAAGAACCGTCCCCGAGCGCCGAGCCCTTCGAGCCGGTGCTCGCGCCCGAGCTGCTCGCCGGCATGGACCTGGACGACAAGATCGGCCAGCTCCTGGTGCTGACCGCGCAGGGGACCACCGCGGCGGAGAACGCCGCGCAGATCGAGGCCCACCGGCCCGGGGGCGTCATCTACTTCGACGCCAACCTGACCGACGCCGAGCAGATCGCCGGGATGTCCGCCGGCGTCCAGGCCACGGCCGCCGAGCAGGGGCAGGGCGTCCCGCTGTTCGTGGGTGTGGACCAGGAGCACGGCAAGGTGTCGCGGCTGCCGGTGGGCACCCGCTTCCCGGACGCGATGGCGGTCGGCGCGACCCGCGACACGGCCATGGCCGAACTGCTGGCGGGGACCACCGCGACGGAACTGACCGCGCTCGGGATCAACCTGGACTACGCCCCGGTGGCCGACGTCAACACCGACCCGAACAACCCCGTGATCGGGATCCGCTCGTTCGGCTCCGACCCCGACCTGGTGGCGGAGATGGCGGTGGCCGAGTCCTCGGCCTTCGCCGAGGGCGGCGTGGTCTCCGTCGTCAAGCACTTCCCGGGCCACGGGGACACCGACGTGGACAGCCACACCGGCCTGCCCGTCATCGACCTGCCGCGCGACCGCTGGGAGCAGGAGCACCTGCCGCCGTTCCGCGCCGCCGTCGAGGCCGACGTCGACGCGATCATGACCGCGCACGTGCTCATGCCGGGCCTGGACAGCAGTGACGACCCCGACCCGGCCACGCTCTCGCCGTCGATCATCGACGGCATCCTGCGCGAGGAGCTCGGCTACGACGGCGTCGTCACCACCGACGCCCTCAACATGGAGGGCGTGCGCCAGCGCTACGACGACGGCGAGGTCGCGGTCAGGGCCGTCGAGGCCGGCGTGGACCAGCTCCTGATGCCACCGGACCCGGCCGCCGCCGTGGCCGCGCTGCGCGCCGCCGTGGAGGAGGGCCGGATCACCGAGGAGCGCGTCGACGAGTCGGTGCTGCGGGTGCTCGCCCTGAAGGAGAAGCGCGGGATCCTGGAGGCGGAACCGGTGGACCCGGCCGCCGCGGCCGGGGCCATGGGCCATGAGGAGGCGGCGCGCACCGTCGCCGACGCCTCGGTGACGCTGCTGCGCAACGAGGACGGTCTGCTGCCGCTGCGGGACACGCCCGTGCGGGTCGAGGGCGCCGGCGCGGAGACGATCGCCGCCGCGCTCACCGAGGCCGGCGTCACGGTCGACGCGGCCGCCGCGACCCTGGTCGTGGGCACCGACGGGGCCACACAGGAGCAGCGCGCCCTGGTGGAGTCGGCGCAGGGCCCGGTCATCGTCGTGGCCCAGGGGGGTCCCTACGACCTGGCGGCCTTCCCCGACGTGGACGCCTTCCTGGCCGTGTACTCGTCCGTGGACGTCTCCCGCGCCGCCGCGGCCCGGGTCATCGCCGGAGAGGTCGATCCCACCGGAACGCTCCCCGTGGACGTCCCGGACGTCGCGTCCGCGGGCGACGGCCTCTCCTTCTGA
- a CDS encoding HAD family phosphatase, whose protein sequence is MDSTRRGVISDWGGVLTPPLLDGILAWLRADRIDVDHYQEVMRPYFDGSLNGDNPVHALERGEIAVAQFERDLAGLLRSTHGGPVVAEGLIHRMFAEFEPVHAMYELLRRSRRGGAATALLSNSWGNGYPHEHFETTFDTVVISGEVGMRKPEERIYLHTCQRLGLAPEDCVFIDDLEHNVRTAEALGMTGIVHTDTESTRRELERFLSSAVAHS, encoded by the coding sequence ATGGACAGCACCCGCCGAGGGGTCATCTCCGACTGGGGCGGCGTCCTCACGCCGCCCCTGCTCGACGGAATCCTGGCCTGGCTGCGCGCCGACCGGATCGACGTCGACCACTACCAGGAGGTGATGCGGCCCTACTTCGACGGCAGTCTCAACGGCGACAACCCGGTCCACGCACTGGAGAGGGGCGAGATCGCCGTCGCGCAGTTCGAGCGGGACCTGGCGGGCCTGCTGCGCTCCACCCACGGCGGACCGGTCGTGGCCGAAGGGCTCATCCACCGGATGTTCGCCGAGTTCGAGCCCGTGCACGCCATGTACGAACTCCTGCGCCGGTCCAGGCGGGGCGGCGCGGCCACCGCGCTGCTGTCCAACTCCTGGGGCAACGGCTACCCGCACGAGCACTTCGAGACCACCTTCGACACCGTGGTGATCTCCGGTGAGGTGGGGATGCGCAAGCCCGAGGAGCGCATCTACCTCCACACGTGCCAACGCCTGGGCCTGGCCCCCGAGGACTGCGTGTTCATCGACGACCTGGAGCACAACGTCCGCACCGCCGAGGCACTCGGGATGACGGGCATCGTGCACACCGACACCGAGTCCACGCGGCGGGAGCTGGAACGCTTCCTCTCCTCGGCGGTGGCACACTCATAG
- a CDS encoding glucose PTS transporter subunit EIIB, translating to MADKAAAIVAGLGGPANIEDIEACITRLRTEVADPGLVKEGDLRAAGAHGVLMSGNVVQVVVGPEADTLTDDIKDLLD from the coding sequence ATGGCGGACAAGGCAGCGGCGATCGTCGCCGGGTTGGGCGGCCCGGCCAACATCGAGGACATCGAGGCGTGCATCACCCGGTTGCGCACCGAGGTGGCCGACCCCGGTCTGGTGAAGGAGGGCGACCTGCGCGCGGCGGGCGCCCACGGGGTCCTGATGTCGGGCAACGTCGTGCAGGTCGTGGTGGGTCCCGAGGCGGACACGCTCACCGACGACATCAAGGACCTGCTTGATTAA
- a CDS encoding PTS glucose transporter subunit IIA: MSDVTDALGVLAPVAGTALSLSTVPDPVFSEGMVGPGVAVHPEPGQEGGQEGTQSAVAPITGDLVKLHPHAFVVMAPDQRRGVLVHLGIDTVELAGEGFTLLVEEGARVEAGTPVIRWSPGLVAAQGKPSVVPVVALDAVEGTVHDLADGAVRTGDSLFIWD, translated from the coding sequence ATGTCAGACGTTACGGACGCACTCGGCGTCCTCGCCCCCGTAGCCGGGACCGCGCTCTCCCTCTCGACCGTGCCCGATCCCGTGTTCTCGGAGGGGATGGTCGGCCCCGGCGTCGCCGTCCACCCGGAGCCGGGGCAGGAGGGCGGGCAGGAGGGGACGCAGTCGGCGGTCGCGCCCATCACCGGGGACCTGGTCAAACTCCACCCCCACGCGTTCGTGGTGATGGCGCCCGACCAGCGCCGCGGTGTGCTGGTGCACCTGGGCATCGACACCGTGGAACTCGCGGGGGAGGGGTTCACCCTCCTGGTCGAGGAAGGCGCCAGGGTCGAGGCCGGCACCCCGGTGATCCGCTGGTCACCGGGCCTGGTCGCGGCCCAGGGCAAGCCGTCGGTCGTGCCGGTGGTGGCCCTGGACGCCGTTGAGGGGACGGTCCACGACCTCGCCGACGGAGCCGTCCGCACGGGCGACTCCCTCTTCATCTGGGACTGA
- a CDS encoding co-chaperone YbbN, which translates to MQQTTDAGFDEDVLRSDLPVLVEFTSDSCPPCRQMEPVLRSLADDLRGRLRIVQVDVPANPGTTRRYQVMGTPTFLLFHGGEPVRQWVGARPKRRVLQEVEPFLAGHVPGPAPAGPSA; encoded by the coding sequence ATGCAGCAGACCACGGACGCCGGTTTCGACGAGGACGTTCTGCGCTCGGACCTGCCGGTCCTGGTGGAGTTCACCTCGGACTCGTGCCCGCCATGCCGCCAGATGGAACCGGTGCTCAGGTCGCTCGCCGACGACCTGCGCGGCCGGTTGCGGATCGTGCAGGTCGACGTGCCCGCCAACCCCGGGACGACCCGCCGCTACCAGGTGATGGGCACTCCCACCTTCCTGCTGTTCCACGGGGGCGAGCCCGTGCGGCAGTGGGTGGGCGCGCGTCCCAAGCGCCGCGTCCTCCAAGAGGTGGAGCCGTTCCTGGCCGGGCACGTCCCCGGGCCCGCGCCCGCGGGCCCGAGCGCCTAG